One genomic window of Dermacentor andersoni chromosome 8, qqDerAnde1_hic_scaffold, whole genome shotgun sequence includes the following:
- the LOC126525545 gene encoding U-scoloptoxin(16)-Sm3a isoform X2, which translates to MNHVSALLAALLWLLCDASVGLIDVQIRKGKCVLNGTEIENGKSVNLEKPCESRTCDAKAKTVEIIGCGPIVAPPNCTLVNGTGIFPKCCRHAVCKRTGLKPVNITALLSSLTKC; encoded by the exons ATGAACCACGTGTCCGCCCTGCTGGCAGCCCTGCTGTGGCTGCTGTGCGACGCATCCGTCGGACTCATCGACGTTCAGATCCGGAAGG GCAAGTGCGTCCTGAACGGAACGGAAATCGAGAACGGGAAGTCGGTCAACTTGGAGAAACCGTGCGAATCACGCACATGCGATGCCAAGGCTAAAACTGTCGAAATTATCGG GTGCGGACCAATCGTGGCGCCGCCAAACTGCACGCTCGTCAACGGGACGGGCATTTTCCCCAAGTGCTGCCGACACGCCGTCTGCAAGAGGACCGGCCTGAAGCCGGTCAACATCACCGCTCTGCTGTCGAGCCTCACCAAGTGCTGA
- the LOC126525545 gene encoding U-scoloptoxin(16)-Sm3a isoform X1, producing the protein MIRQARCTKMNHVSALLAALLWLLCDASVGLIDVQIRKGKCVLNGTEIENGKSVNLEKPCESRTCDAKAKTVEIIGCGPIVAPPNCTLVNGTGIFPKCCRHAVCKRTGLKPVNITALLSSLTKC; encoded by the exons AT GATTCGCCAAGCCCGGTGCACAAAGATGAACCACGTGTCCGCCCTGCTGGCAGCCCTGCTGTGGCTGCTGTGCGACGCATCCGTCGGACTCATCGACGTTCAGATCCGGAAGG GCAAGTGCGTCCTGAACGGAACGGAAATCGAGAACGGGAAGTCGGTCAACTTGGAGAAACCGTGCGAATCACGCACATGCGATGCCAAGGCTAAAACTGTCGAAATTATCGG GTGCGGACCAATCGTGGCGCCGCCAAACTGCACGCTCGTCAACGGGACGGGCATTTTCCCCAAGTGCTGCCGACACGCCGTCTGCAAGAGGACCGGCCTGAAGCCGGTCAACATCACCGCTCTGCTGTCGAGCCTCACCAAGTGCTGA